One Acanthopagrus latus isolate v.2019 chromosome 12, fAcaLat1.1, whole genome shotgun sequence genomic region harbors:
- the LOC119029999 gene encoding serine/threonine-protein phosphatase with EF-hands 2-like has translation MGCGFGKSERQLKKCDRVSISVPAATAIRAALLIQRWYRQYVARLEIRRRCTWNIFQSIEYAGEQDQIKLYNFFGFLMDHFTPASCERNLISHIFRKNEICWDTEWERYFCYKSIEVPDSYSGPHLTFPMTFCGVSKLVEAFKHKQQLHARYVLQLLGETWKLLRILPNINQVSVCHTKEITICGDLHGHLEDLLLIFYKNGLPSSEKPYVFNGDFVDRGKNSLEILLILFGFLLVYPNDVHLNRGNHEDHIVNLRYGFTKEVLGKYRMHGKKILKLLQKIFSWLPLATVIDHKVLIAHGGISDTTDLDTIARMDRHKYVSALRPPKPTHHAVNGSKAQTMNNSNGEAVGQLEGRRRVYSLTYNSSAPAHRHNLPRRSLQNPPVSSQLSWSVEEELKKRRRLAGFDQSYGEPTRSDSDSDPESGETTETDELEWKQIVDMLWSDPMPQNGCIPNEVRGGGCYWGPDVTEEVLGRHNLQLLIRSHECKQEGYEFCHNRMVLTIFSASNYYEVGSNRGAYIRMGPDLVPHFIQYQASRTSRELTLRQSIGSTERSALRALREQLFVHKSDLISAFQEFDPNNTGMISLRHWASAMERVLNLGLPWRVLRPQLVSSTKYGMVDYQQWIRELSITEPKLEISDNSILETMYKNHSNLETIFRIIDTDHSGLISFEEFRQTWKLLSSHLQVEISDKAIADLAQSIDFNKDGSIDINEFMEAFRLVDLSSQN, from the exons ATGGGATGTGGCTTTGGAAAATCAGAACGACAGCTGAAGAAATGTGACAGGG tgAGCATCTCAGTTCCAG CTGCCACTG CGATCAGAGCGGCTCTGCTGATCCAGCGCTGGTACCGTCAGTATGTTGCCCGGCTGGAGATTAGACGCAGGTGCACGTGGAACATCTTCCAGTCTATTGAATATGCAGGAGAGCAAGACCAAATCAAG CTCTACAATTTCTTTGGTTTCCTGATGGACCACTTCACCCCAGCCAGCTGTGAAA GAAACCTTATATCTCACATCTTTCGTAAGAATGAAATCTGCTGGGACACAGAATGGGAGAGGTACTTTTGCTACAAGAGCATTGAGGTGCCCGATAGCTACAGCGGCCCCCACCTGACCTTCCCCATGACCTTCTGTGGGGTATCAAAGCTAGTGGAGGCTTTCAAGCACAAACAA CAGCTCCATGCACGCTATGTTCTTCAGCTTCTTGGAGAGACTTGGAAACTTCTAAGAATCCTTCCAAATATCAATCAAGTCTCTGTCTGCCACACAAAGGAGATTACCATCTGCG GGGATTTACATGGTCATCTTGAAGATCTGCTGCTGATATTCTATAAg AATGGTTTGCCTTCCTCGGAGAAACCGTATGTCTTCAACGGAGACTTTGTGGATCGTGGTAAAAACTCCTTAGAAATCCTGCTCATCCTGTTTGGGTTCCTGCTGGTTTATCCCAATGACGTCCATCTGAACAGGGGAAACCATGAGGACCACATTGTCAACCTGAG aTATGGTTTCACTAAAGAAGTTTTGGGAAAATATAGG ATGCATGGCAAGAAGATCCTGAAGCTTCTCCAGAAGATTTTCAGCTGGCTGCCTCTGGCCACAGTGATCGATCACAAGGTGCTGATCGCACACGGTGGGATCTCTGACACAACAGACCTGGACACGATAGCCAGAATGGACAGACACAAA tatgtGTCAGCTCTCAGGCCTCCCAAGCCGACCCATCATGCAGTCAATGGCAGTAAGGCTCAGACGATGAACAACAGTAACGGGGAGGCCGTTGGTCAGCTGGAGGGCCGGCGTCGAGTGTATTCTCTGACCTACAACAGCTCAGCACCGGCTCACAGGCACAACCTCCCGCGCCGCTCGCTCCAGAACCCTCCGGTGAGCAGTCAACTCAGCTGgtcagtggaggaggagctgaaaaaGAGGCGCAGATTGGCTGGGTTTGACCAGTCCTACGGAGAACCGACAAGGTCCGACTCTGATTCAGACCCAGAGTctggagaaacaacagaaacggATGAGCTTGAGTGGAAACAA ATCGTGGACATGCTGTGGAGTGACCCAATGCCCCAAAATGGCTGCATACCCAACGAGGTGCGAGGTGGCGGCTGCTATTGGGGGCCCGACGTCACAGAGGAAGTGCTGGGAAGACACAACCTCCAGCTCCTCATCCGCTCCCATGAGTGCAAACAGGAAGGCTACGAGTTCTGTCACAACCGCATG GTGCTGACTATATTTTCAGCGTCTAACTACTATGAGGTGGGCAGCAACAGAGGAGCCTACATCAGGATGGGTCCTGACCTGGTCCCACATTTCATTCAGTATCAGGCCAGCAGGACATCCAGAGAGCTCACCCTCAGACAAAG TATCGGGTCGACAGAGAGATCAGCTTTACGAGCTCTGAGGGAGCAACTGTTTGTTCATAAGTCAGATCTCATCAGTGCCTTCCAGGAGTTTGATCCTAACAACACAG GGATGATCTCTCTGAGGCACTGGGCCAGCGCTATGGAGCGGGTGCTGAACCTGGGTCTGCCCTGGAGGGTGCTGCGCCCTCAGCTCGTCAGCAGCACCAAGTACGGCATGGTGGACTACCAGCAGTGGATACGGGAGCTCTCCATCACTGAGCCCAAACTAGAG ATCTCTGATAACAGCATCCTGGAGACCATGTACAAAAACCACTCCAACCTGGAAACCATCTTCCGCATCATAGACACAGATCACTCAG GTTTGATCTCTTTCGAAGAGTTTCGTCAGACCTGGAAACTCCTGAGTTCGCATCTTCAGGTGGAGATCAGCGACAAGGCCATCGCAGACCTGGCCCAGAGCATCGACTTCAACAAGGACGGCAGCATCGATATCAACGAGTTCATGGAGGCTTTCCGGCTGGTGGACCTCTCTTCACAGAACTGA
- the gsdf gene encoding gonadal somatic cell derived factor, which translates to MSLTFSVMMMLLGVSVVTAFVLQSSEQESAASANSPISHHRCQGESLESIKKALLSSLSLQVEPQLRAGGLNAVREQWTRIYSDIAKDTTIPAVSGYSVSHDDENRTSLKCCSMASEIFMRDLGWDSWVIHPTSLTVIQCAPCNPEANTVQRPSSDINVQDSQVPVPCCNPTSHKSVPVIYMDEFSTVVISSVQLTSSCGCGHSNIQLPSEE; encoded by the exons ATGTCTCTCACATTCAGTGTCATGATGATGCTTCTGGGTGTTTCAGTGGTGACTGCTTTTGTCTTGCAGTCCTCAGAGCAAGAATCTGCAGCCTCTGCAAATTCTCCTATTTCACATCACAG GTGTCAGGGTGAATCACTGGAGTCCATCAAGAAGGCTCTCCTCAGCTCACTCAGCCTGCAGGTTGAGCCACAGCTGCGTGCTGGTGGGCTGAATGCTGTCAGAGAGCAATGGACGAGGATCTACAGCGACATAGCCAAGGACACTACAA TTCCAGCAGTCTCCGGCTACTCTGTGTCacatgatgatgaaaacagaacGAGCCTGAAATGCTGCTCCATGGCCTCTGAGATCTTCATGCGTG ATCTGGGATGGGACAGTTGGGTGATCCATCCTACCAGTCTCACTGTCATTCAGTGTGCACCCTGCAACCCCGAGGCAAACACGGTGCAGCGTCCATCATCCGACATCAATGTCCAGGACTCACAG GTCCCGGTGCCATGTTGCAATCCCACCTCCCACAAATCAGTGCCTGTCATCTACATGGATGAATTCAGCACCGTCGTCATTTCCTCCGTGCAGCTTACCAGCAGCTGCGGCTGTGGACATTCCAACATCCAGCTGCCCAGCGAGGAGTAA